In Rhipicephalus sanguineus isolate Rsan-2018 chromosome 1, BIME_Rsan_1.4, whole genome shotgun sequence, the DNA window TACAAGAAAACATCACTGTTGCTCCAATTCCCCGCAACACTCATTCTGTACAAAATGAGGGACGTCGTCGGGCGAGGGCGACAACTGGGAAAGGGTGGTACAAGTGCAAGTTTCGTCGACGCTGCAGCATATCGAGACGttaaaaagttcgcagcggtggtcgtcgaccagaccggctCGACTAAGAACTGCTCCACGGTACGCACAACGAACCGCAGGTGGCCGAACAAGTGGCCATTGCGCTCGCTCTGCTGAATGGTCGATGTGAAGAGGTGtacagcgactcaaaggcggcagcAGAGCCTTCCAAAAGGGCCGCATATCAACACAGGCCGCCAGGATCTTGAACAGCTCCACCAGAGATGGGATCGTCCCACACACCATTTACTGGTTCCCCGCACATATCGGCTCAGTAAAGGGCGTTGCCCTGAACCCGAATGAGTCAGCCCACACAGCAGCGCGCGCGCTCACCGACCGCGCTGCTCTCGACATGGGGGACGGCTCCAGCGCCGACAACGCAGGACATAAGGACACTCCAACCACACACAACGAGATCACCAAGTATTATTACATGGCGAGGCGGGCTTTCCCGATCCCACATTCAAAACTCAATAGAGAACAGGCAGTctcgttgcgcttacttcaaacccattcgtacccatctttagcacacttaaatgaaatttatccacacaaattccccgacgccgcctgcaccgcttgcgggcaggccgctacattagctcacatgctttgggagtgcgggtcgctcggcccgacttacagcaaggccgagtgggatgcgcttttgcgcagcccaaacctacaggaccaaatcctggccgtccagtgcgcccgcgacagggccgttaggctagacctgccggtcccaacgtgggagtagccgggtggcgcggggcaacctcttcttcagtggttattgaggaaaggaaaaagacacctaatttctgtctgccttgaggcgacacggcgcagtgccttgtaggggagggggggggggggagaggataaaaagaaaagtagaaagaaaaaggatagTAGTAAGGGCACAGCGACGGAGAAGAAATAGATAGGAAAGATGGGTTGGgagccggtcacaagagttcagggacgggaccacgatcggcTAGAGGCGCGATGCAGTcgttgagaggcgcacggcatggcggacgaggcaaccgtcacggtACTGTAGTCACGGGGCGTCTACGGCGAGCGGCACGAGTACGTCCTGAGCGGGCGAACATGGCATCGCGGGACACGTCCGTCTTtcatgaaatcctccgagcaactcccggcaacctctgcgtctgcactggactcttaataatgttgtacacactctctctctcccgtgacagcggccccttatGATTTTTGGTACGCTTCACCGCATAGCACTTTTGCATTGcagcggagctgacttatgtttggCCTTCTCTAAGAGATGGCCGTAaaacttttgttgcagttttctacgacatacgCCCGCGAGCacactttttctaggcttgcgtTTTGAAGagaaaatatatctaaaaacaggttgaatgtggatGCAGACCATACAACTtggcaagctgttgagatcgattTGGCGTGGCACTTTGACAATTTTTTGCCAGGGAGAAATCAAAGGCAcccatttcacgctgcatgttgtagtaattatgaccCCCCTACCCcccttttctctcactgcaaggggtccctcatcaattccaccggtccacaaggggtccccgaaagaTCCATAGCTAAGAACCACTGTCATATAtttgagtttcttttttcgttttttgatGCACAcacgcttttacagcgaagcccGTCCCATGTACGTAAAAACTTCTAGCGCATGTCACCGAAATTGGGCAAgccgcactactcaccactggtccactaaatatgaaggagggaacacacgggcggcaaacaccaattgaGATCtatggacagacgtaaccaataattgagaaagagtTCAATTAACCGTCGCGATTAATCCACTTGATAAACACCGGGGCAGCACGTGTACGGAGTTACAGTGTAACGGAGTGATTGGACGGCGGTTTCTTTTTGTGTCGCGCATCCGACGCAGTAAACGAGGGAATACAAGGTAGAGACACACATGCAGTCAGCAAGGGCATAGCTTTTCAGGTTTATCTCAGAAGCGTTTTTGCGGGGTGGATTTGCTCATAAAGCAAATGCCGAGTCGAAAATGTCTAGGCACCCTTTGGCCAGCCGCATGGCCAGTCGCATCAGACACACACCGCTAGTTGCTTCTGCCGTCGCCAGCTGTCGCTAGTGCCCATGTCTGTTTGCGGTTTGTTGCTCCATGATTCGCTGTTTGCTTGCACGGTTTGCATGGTTTGCACTCGCCGCGCATTGCCGACGACTGTTCGTTGCTAACCGCGCGCAGACCGCCCCTGCCCTAGCCCTTGCGCTGTAGCTTGTTCGCCCGTGTCCACCTTGCCGAGAGGAAGTAAATTTTGTCAAGCAACCGCAGTCTGAAAGCATTATGCTTATCAAAGTTAAGGTGAGTCGAGAACAAACAGTTTTTTATTGAATTTAAACGTAGCATAAACGCGGGCTCAGTTTTGTCACCCCCCTTGGTGTTGTTCACGTGCACTTTTGGTTTCCTTAAGGCTGCTGTTTGTGTAAACAGTAGTTCAAGCGTTAATTGTTGACGGAAATTCTCTTGCCCTTTGCATGTCATGTCACCTGGCACGTCAGACGCTCACCGGCAAGGAGGTAAGCTTAGCTCTGCTGGGGTGCTGTTTTTAGCTCATTTGTTTTAAATTACTCGCATGCACTCATGTTTGTTTTCTTACTGTTACTTGGCGTACCACTCCCGTTTTTGTTTGCAGATAGAAATCGACATCGAACCCAACGACAAGGTATGCAAGCTCGTAACCGGTGCTGATTCACTGTCCTGACGTCGTGCGCTTGAATATTTTAGGTTGAACGGATCAAGGAGAGGGttgaagaaaaggaaggcatccCACCGGCGCAGCAAAGGTTGATTTACAGCGGCAAACAGATGTAAGCGTTGCTATTGGGGGGCGGGGTGGACCTGAAAGCGCATCTTTCTAGCTTTTGTCCTTTGCAAACAGGATTCACCACAACTTTACCTTCCACATTTTTGTGATAATCTGCCCGGCACTTTACCTCTGTTTTTATGCTGAAGATGTGCTTGTCTGCTGCGGTTGCTGAATCTTTGTGCATCGTCACTATTATTCAGCCTAATCTCTGCTGTTGCTCTCAAAGGTGCTTAAGCTCTACAGAGCAAAATTATGCGATTGCAGCGTGTATGTTCAGCTTAACAGACTGAACATTATGTGGCTCCTACTCTGTGGGACTGCCACTGCTTCATCTCTCAAACTGAGTAACAATGCAAAGTAAATACTTGTCTGCTTCACTGTTAAAGTGCATGGGACAGTACTGCAGGCATCTATATATTGTATGTCATGGAACAAACTGCTACATAAGGCTTTTGTTAGAGCATGTGTTACTGAGGTGTTGCACTGCTGAGCCCGAgttcgcaggttcgattcccccACAACAGaggcatttcgatgggggcaaaatgcagtaacacccgtgtacttagatataagtGTATGTtagggaaccccaggtggttaaaattaatgCAAAGTCCCCCACTATGGCTGTGCCTTGTAACATCacggttttggcacataaaacactGGAAATTATTGTATTAGGAAAAGTCCGAACTTGCAGTCTTGTGCCACCTTGTCTATGGTTGCTGGCAAGTCTCCTGGACATTTATGCAGAGCGTGGTTATGGAGGTAGTACTGCAGCCTTGCTTGAAAGGACAGACTTGTGATACCATGGTAGCTTCTGGATGGCAACTCATGCTTCATTCCTGAATGCACCCTTTTCCAGGTTTGAGCATTGCAAAGTGACAAACCTGGTGCTTAGATGATATTGTGGTTGTCTAAAAAAAGCATATAACAAGCTAGTTGTCATGTGGCAAATGTAGGGAAATGAAGTTCACATTTAGTGCTAGAGCTGGACAAACAATTAGATTCTGGCAACATGATTCTAAGTAGGTTAGATGGTTAGAGGGTCTTTAAAGGAAATTCTGTTGCAATGCTTTCTTCAACGTAACCAGTACAGTGCCATCCACTGCTGTGTAGAGCGTGTGAGCAGCCCACTTTGCTCTAGGGGCGATACCTAGCACAGCCCAATAGACACATGTGATTGCTTTTCTTGCGTAGTGACATCGATAAGCTCCTTTGTTTTCACTGAACACTCACTAGACCCTATGGCGCTTGTGGTATCGTGGCACCGCAATGTCATGGCATTGATTGACGCGTATGGGCTGATGCCGCGTGCACGAGCCTTTCAGAACAAATAGTGTGCATATACTTAACgtttgaga includes these proteins:
- the LOC119374495 gene encoding NEDD8 isoform X2, with product MLIKVKVSREQTIEIDIEPNDKVERIKERVEEKEGIPPAQQRLIYSGKQMNDEKTATEYKVQGGSVLHLVLALRGGQWSSC
- the LOC119374495 gene encoding NEDD8 isoform X1; this encodes MLIKVKTLTGKEIEIDIEPNDKVERIKERVEEKEGIPPAQQRLIYSGKQMNDEKTATEYKVQGGSVLHLVLALRGGQWSSC